The proteins below come from a single Isoptericola dokdonensis DS-3 genomic window:
- a CDS encoding dihydrolipoyl dehydrogenase family protein encodes MDTFDVIVIGAGPVGENAADRASRTGLSVAVVEAELVGGECSYWACIPSKTLLRPGAARAAAAAVPGVADPGPLDVAAVLAWRDERTGEGDDSGQEQWLDSAGIALVRGHGRLVGERTVEVTPAQGVDDDVDGQVRRLTARCAVVVATGSAPVVPPVPGLAEAAPWTSREATAVESVPESLVVVGGGVVGCEMAQAYADLGARVTLLARGTLLGGAEPFAGEAVAASLRDAGVDVRLGVETQGVERPEPGGPVTVTVTDADGAGPAEVTAAELLVATGRRPRTGDVGLGSIGLDPDAPLAVDDSTAVVAADLDGAGRPWLYACGDVTGSVATTHQGKYQARVCGDVVATRFGDDGARAADVADAGAWSRYRATADHGAQTQVVFTRPQVAWVGPTEAQARAAGTDVEVVAYALGDVAGAGVTSPGYPGRAQLLVDRERRVIVGATFVGPDAGEMLHAATIAVVGEVPLDRLWHAVPAFPTVSEVWLRLAETAGL; translated from the coding sequence ATGGACACCTTCGACGTCATCGTCATCGGCGCGGGCCCCGTGGGGGAGAACGCCGCCGACCGCGCCTCCCGTACCGGCCTGTCCGTCGCGGTCGTGGAGGCCGAGCTCGTGGGCGGGGAGTGCTCGTACTGGGCGTGCATCCCGTCCAAGACGCTGCTGCGCCCCGGCGCGGCCCGGGCGGCCGCGGCCGCGGTGCCGGGGGTCGCCGACCCGGGCCCGCTCGACGTCGCCGCCGTGCTCGCGTGGCGCGACGAGCGGACGGGCGAGGGCGACGACTCCGGGCAGGAGCAGTGGCTCGACTCGGCCGGGATCGCGCTCGTGCGGGGGCACGGGCGGCTCGTGGGCGAACGCACCGTCGAGGTGACGCCCGCCCAGGGCGTGGACGACGACGTCGACGGGCAGGTGCGTCGCCTCACGGCCCGCTGCGCCGTCGTCGTCGCGACCGGCAGCGCGCCCGTCGTGCCGCCGGTGCCGGGGCTGGCCGAGGCCGCGCCGTGGACGTCCCGCGAGGCGACCGCCGTGGAGTCGGTGCCGGAGTCGCTGGTCGTGGTGGGCGGGGGAGTCGTGGGCTGCGAGATGGCCCAGGCGTACGCCGACCTCGGCGCCCGCGTCACGCTCCTGGCGCGGGGAACCCTGCTGGGTGGTGCCGAGCCGTTCGCGGGCGAGGCGGTCGCGGCGTCCCTGCGGGACGCCGGGGTCGACGTCCGGCTCGGCGTCGAGACGCAAGGAGTGGAGCGCCCCGAGCCCGGCGGGCCGGTCACGGTGACCGTCACCGACGCCGACGGCGCCGGACCGGCCGAGGTCACCGCCGCCGAGCTGCTCGTCGCCACCGGGCGCCGCCCCCGCACCGGGGACGTCGGCCTGGGCAGCATCGGCCTCGACCCCGACGCGCCGCTCGCCGTCGACGACTCCACCGCCGTCGTGGCCGCCGACCTCGACGGCGCGGGACGCCCCTGGCTGTACGCCTGCGGGGACGTCACGGGGTCCGTCGCGACCACCCACCAGGGCAAGTACCAGGCGCGCGTCTGCGGGGACGTGGTCGCCACCCGGTTCGGCGACGACGGCGCCCGCGCCGCCGACGTCGCGGACGCCGGGGCCTGGAGCCGCTACCGCGCCACCGCCGACCACGGCGCCCAGACCCAGGTCGTGTTCACGCGGCCCCAGGTCGCATGGGTGGGACCCACCGAGGCGCAGGCCCGCGCCGCCGGGACCGACGTCGAGGTCGTGGCCTACGCGCTCGGCGACGTCGCCGGAGCGGGCGTCACCTCCCCGGGCTACCCGGGCCGCGCCCAGCTCCTCGTCGACCGCGAGCGCCGCGTGATCGTCGGCGCCACGTTCGTCGGCCCCGACGCCGGCGAGATGCTGCACGCCGCCACGATCGCCGTCGTCGGCGAGGTGCCCCTCGACCGGCTCTGGCACGCCGTGCCCGCGTTCCCGACCGTCAGCGAGGTGTGGCTGCGCCTCGCCGAGACCGCGGGCCTGTGA
- a CDS encoding biotin transporter BioY, producing MTGTDTRPTGGSPTADGPAAGDGTGAPDVAETPARGGRGTAADAARIATFAALIAVLGMPGPLALFGNAVPITFQTLGVMLAGAVLGARRGALAVLTLLALVAAGLPLLAGGRGGLGVFAGPSAGYLAGFVVGAFVVGLLVQRLRRVTFGGVLAASLVGGVAVVYAIGIPVQALVTGVPLGETALLSVMFLPGDVLKALACAGITVGVARAYPAALAHHRREV from the coding sequence ATGACCGGCACCGACACCAGGCCCACCGGCGGCTCGCCGACCGCCGACGGACCCGCCGCCGGCGACGGCACCGGCGCACCGGACGTCGCCGAGACGCCGGCCCGCGGCGGGCGCGGCACCGCCGCCGACGCGGCACGGATCGCCACGTTCGCCGCGCTCATCGCCGTGCTGGGGATGCCGGGGCCGCTCGCGCTGTTCGGCAACGCCGTCCCGATCACGTTCCAGACGCTCGGCGTCATGCTGGCGGGTGCGGTCCTCGGGGCGCGGCGGGGGGCGCTCGCGGTGCTCACGCTGCTCGCGCTGGTGGCGGCCGGGCTGCCGCTGCTCGCCGGCGGTCGCGGGGGCCTCGGGGTGTTCGCCGGGCCGTCGGCCGGGTACCTCGCCGGGTTCGTCGTCGGGGCGTTCGTCGTGGGGCTGCTGGTGCAGCGGCTGCGCCGGGTGACGTTCGGCGGCGTCCTGGCGGCGAGCCTCGTCGGCGGGGTCGCCGTCGTCTACGCGATCGGCATCCCGGTGCAGGCGCTCGTCACGGGCGTGCCGCTGGGCGAGACCGCGCTGCTGTCGGTGATGTTCCTGCCCGGCGACGTCCTCAAGGCGCTCGCCTGCGCGGGCATCACGGTGGGCGTGGCCCGCGCCTACCCTGCCGCGCTCGCGCACCACCGCCGGGAGGTCTGA
- a CDS encoding class I adenylate-forming enzyme family protein: MPVAHQVLRRATGPDADRAALRCGDRTRTWAELAADVAAGAEHLRGGGIRAGDLVALTLADPLDTLVAMLAVDHAGAVALVGDPAWGVHQRAEVLRTLAPAVVVALALPRGRRVPADPGPAPDDDAPAWAGFSSGSTGRPRAVRRTRGSWTRSFGHVTDLTGTTTQDTVLVTGPLASSLHCFAAVHALGTGAAVLVAPTPTTAVAALADADVAHVVPSRLDDLLDALDQGAPSRLRTVVVGGAALDRTQHERAAAHGLRLVAYYGAVELSFVAVDTGDGLQPFPEVEIDVRPAAHTGLGEVWVRSPWVADGYLADARGPLHRDDGWSTVGDLADLTGPGAPLVLRGRGDGAILTAGATVVPEDVELALRAVPGVRDVVVVGAPHRRLGAVVVAVVEADARPGLRAHLDRVARATLAPAQRPRRWYRLDALPRTGAGKPARSALGAAAAGIDPTADVGALEALP, from the coding sequence GTGCCCGTCGCCCACCAGGTGCTGCGCCGCGCGACCGGCCCCGACGCCGATCGCGCGGCGCTGCGCTGCGGGGACCGCACCCGCACGTGGGCCGAGCTCGCGGCGGACGTCGCCGCGGGCGCCGAGCACCTGCGCGGGGGCGGCATCCGCGCCGGCGACCTCGTCGCCCTGACCCTCGCCGACCCGCTGGACACGCTCGTCGCGATGCTCGCCGTCGACCACGCGGGGGCCGTCGCGCTCGTCGGCGACCCCGCCTGGGGCGTCCACCAGCGTGCCGAGGTGCTGCGGACGCTGGCCCCGGCGGTCGTCGTCGCGCTCGCCCTGCCGCGCGGGCGCCGCGTCCCCGCCGACCCCGGCCCGGCACCCGACGACGACGCCCCCGCCTGGGCCGGGTTCTCCTCCGGCAGCACCGGCCGGCCCCGCGCCGTGCGCCGCACCCGCGGGTCGTGGACCCGCTCGTTCGGGCACGTCACGGACCTCACCGGCACCACCACCCAGGACACGGTGCTCGTCACGGGGCCCCTCGCCAGCTCCCTGCACTGCTTCGCCGCCGTGCACGCCCTCGGCACGGGCGCCGCCGTCCTCGTCGCGCCCACCCCCACCACCGCGGTCGCCGCGCTGGCCGACGCCGACGTCGCGCACGTCGTGCCGTCCCGCCTCGACGACCTCCTCGACGCCCTCGACCAGGGCGCACCGAGCCGGCTGCGCACCGTCGTCGTCGGCGGTGCCGCGCTCGACCGGACCCAGCACGAGCGCGCCGCGGCCCACGGGCTGCGCCTGGTCGCCTACTACGGCGCCGTCGAGCTGAGCTTCGTCGCGGTCGACACCGGCGACGGCCTGCAGCCGTTCCCCGAGGTGGAGATCGACGTGCGCCCGGCCGCGCACACCGGGCTCGGCGAGGTCTGGGTGCGTTCCCCGTGGGTGGCCGACGGCTACCTGGCGGACGCCCGCGGCCCCCTGCACCGCGACGACGGCTGGAGCACCGTCGGCGACCTCGCCGACCTCACCGGACCCGGCGCACCGCTGGTGCTGCGCGGCCGGGGCGACGGCGCGATCCTCACCGCCGGGGCGACCGTCGTCCCGGAGGACGTCGAGCTCGCGCTCCGCGCCGTGCCCGGCGTCCGCGACGTCGTCGTCGTCGGTGCCCCGCACCGGCGGCTCGGGGCCGTCGTCGTGGCGGTCGTCGAGGCCGACGCCCGTCCCGGCCTGCGCGCGCACCTCGACCGGGTCGCGCGCGCCACCCTCGCCCCCGCTCAGCGCCCGCGACGCTGGTACCGCCTCGACGCCCTCCCCCGCACCGGCGCCGGCAAGCCCGCCCGGTCCGCCCTGGGCGCGGCCGCCGCGGGGATCGACCCCACCGCCGACGTCGGCGCGCTGGAGGCGCTGCCGTGA
- a CDS encoding beta-ketoacyl synthase N-terminal-like domain-containing protein: MSVVVAARRTWVGRAGRGHAAQDETTLAAAVLAACARDAARDVDDVVLGNAAGHGGDVARRAALAALGRHVPGVGVDRQCASGLAAVNLAAALVDAGHADVVLAGGVEVAGRAPARAHGPLRYDRASFAPPPWADPDLGVAAEALATRRGIGRERQHACAAASHARVLAAHRDGRFAAETVPAAGLHRDEHARSLRAAVEARLPGAFAPGGSVTALSAAPAADGAAAVAIVADGSRPTGVPGLRVVATATVAGVPAQAPLAVVPAVRAACSRGGVRLDDVAAFEVVEAFAAQVLAVGDDLGVDVATDLRWNPDGGALGYGHPFGASGAVALVRLFARLVGGGAPPGTFGLAAAAAAGGQGVAVLVEVLR, from the coding sequence GTGAGCGTCGTCGTGGCGGCACGCCGCACCTGGGTCGGACGGGCCGGGCGCGGCCACGCCGCCCAGGACGAGACCACCCTTGCCGCTGCCGTGCTCGCGGCCTGCGCGCGCGACGCCGCCCGCGACGTCGACGACGTCGTCCTCGGCAACGCGGCCGGGCACGGCGGCGACGTCGCCCGCCGGGCGGCCCTCGCCGCCCTCGGGCGGCACGTGCCCGGGGTGGGCGTTGACCGGCAGTGCGCCTCGGGTCTGGCCGCCGTGAACCTCGCCGCGGCGCTCGTGGACGCCGGCCACGCGGACGTCGTGCTGGCGGGCGGGGTCGAGGTGGCCGGGCGGGCGCCCGCCCGTGCTCACGGCCCGCTGCGCTACGACCGCGCGTCGTTCGCGCCGCCGCCGTGGGCGGACCCGGACCTCGGGGTCGCGGCCGAGGCTCTCGCGACGCGCCGCGGCATCGGGCGCGAGCGGCAGCACGCCTGCGCCGCGGCATCCCACGCCCGCGTGCTCGCCGCCCACCGGGACGGCCGGTTCGCCGCCGAGACCGTGCCCGCCGCCGGGCTCCACCGCGACGAGCACGCCCGCTCCCTGCGCGCCGCCGTCGAGGCCCGGTTGCCCGGCGCGTTCGCGCCCGGCGGGTCGGTGACCGCCCTGTCGGCGGCGCCCGCCGCGGACGGCGCCGCCGCCGTGGCGATCGTCGCCGACGGCTCCCGGCCGACCGGGGTGCCGGGGCTGCGGGTGGTGGCGACCGCCACCGTGGCGGGCGTGCCCGCCCAGGCCCCGCTCGCCGTCGTCCCGGCCGTGCGCGCCGCCTGCTCCCGGGGCGGGGTGCGGCTCGACGACGTCGCCGCGTTCGAGGTCGTCGAGGCGTTCGCCGCGCAGGTCCTCGCCGTCGGCGACGACCTCGGTGTCGACGTCGCGACCGACCTCCGGTGGAACCCGGACGGCGGGGCGCTCGGGTACGGGCACCCGTTCGGGGCGAGCGGTGCCGTGGCGCTCGTGCGGCTCTTCGCCCGGCTCGTCGGCGGCGGCGCCCCGCCGGGGACGTTCGGGCTGGCTGCCGCCGCGGCCGCCGGGGGTCAGGGCGTGGCCGTGCTCGTGGAGGTGCTGAGATGA
- a CDS encoding energy-coupling factor ABC transporter ATP-binding protein — MTEIVLDDVHVHREGRHVLRGVSLRIAERRVAVLGANGSGKSTLARLLNGLVLPTRGSVHVDGLDTRRRGRDVRRRVGFVFTDPDAQIVMPTVAEDVAYSLRRSGLTRDEVAARVAAELDRHGLADHAEHPAHLLSGGQKQLLALVSVLVSGPRLVVADEPTTLLDLRNTRDVAARLAALTQDVVLVTHDLDLVAAYDRVLVVDDGRVVVDDVPAVAVPAYRALMEVPA, encoded by the coding sequence ATGACCGAGATCGTGCTGGACGACGTGCACGTGCACCGCGAGGGCCGGCACGTGCTGCGCGGGGTGTCCCTGCGGATCGCCGAGCGGCGCGTCGCCGTGCTCGGGGCCAACGGGTCCGGCAAGTCCACGCTCGCCCGGCTGCTCAACGGGCTCGTGCTGCCCACCCGGGGCAGCGTGCACGTCGACGGGCTCGACACCCGGCGCCGGGGCCGCGACGTGCGCCGCCGCGTCGGGTTCGTGTTCACCGACCCGGACGCGCAGATCGTCATGCCCACGGTCGCGGAGGACGTCGCCTACTCGCTGCGGAGGTCCGGCCTCACCCGCGACGAGGTCGCCGCACGCGTGGCAGCCGAGCTGGACCGGCACGGGCTCGCCGACCACGCCGAGCACCCCGCCCACCTGCTCTCCGGCGGGCAGAAGCAGCTCCTCGCCCTGGTGAGCGTGCTCGTGTCCGGGCCGCGGCTCGTCGTCGCGGACGAGCCCACCACCCTGCTCGACCTGCGCAACACCCGCGACGTCGCCGCGCGGCTGGCCGCGCTGACCCAGGACGTCGTGCTCGTCACCCACGACCTCGACCTCGTGGCCGCCTACGACCGGGTGCTGGTGGTCGACGACGGCCGCGTCGTGGTGGACGACGTCCCCGCCGTCGCGGTGCCCGCCTACCGGGCGCTCATGGAGGTGCCGGCGTGA
- a CDS encoding energy-coupling factor transporter transmembrane component T family protein: MHRLGAGTKLLALCGLSLGLLAVGSLPGVGVAVGVVVLLYVLAGLGPRALWGQVRPLRWFVPVLAAVQVWTVGALGAAVLTTRLVVLVALAGLVTLTTPTSAILDALERALRPFERYGADADRAALVLALTLRSVPVLADLAGKVRDAQRARGRERDVRAFAVPLVVGALRRADALGEALRARGLDD; this comes from the coding sequence GTGCACCGGCTCGGGGCCGGCACCAAGCTGCTCGCGCTGTGCGGACTGTCTCTCGGGCTCCTGGCGGTCGGTTCGCTGCCGGGCGTCGGGGTCGCCGTCGGCGTCGTCGTGCTGCTCTACGTGCTGGCCGGGCTCGGCCCCCGGGCGCTGTGGGGGCAGGTGCGCCCGCTGCGCTGGTTCGTGCCCGTCCTGGCGGCCGTCCAGGTGTGGACCGTCGGGGCGCTCGGGGCGGCCGTCCTGACGACCCGGCTGGTCGTGCTGGTGGCCCTCGCCGGGCTCGTCACGCTCACCACGCCGACCTCCGCGATCCTCGACGCGCTCGAGCGGGCGCTGCGGCCGTTCGAGCGGTACGGCGCGGACGCCGACCGCGCCGCCCTCGTGCTCGCGCTCACGCTGCGGTCCGTGCCGGTGCTCGCCGACCTCGCCGGGAAGGTCCGGGACGCCCAGCGCGCCCGCGGTCGGGAGCGGGACGTGCGCGCCTTCGCGGTGCCGCTCGTCGTCGGCGCGCTGCGCCGGGCCGACGCGCTCGGTGAGGCCCTGCGGGCTCGGGGGCTGGACGACTGA
- the trmB gene encoding tRNA (guanosine(46)-N7)-methyltransferase TrmB has product MPETPKPTVGEAPHLRRPLSYVRRTARLTPSQQRAWDTRRHQYLVDVRREAEDRVLSVHPDWRFDAAAEFGRTAPVVMEIGTGLGECVVHAAASHPERDHVAVEVYTPGVASTIVRAGHAGTDPADAGGAPGQELTNLRILQADAAALLEHGLPAASLDELWVFFPDPWPKQRHHKRRLVSPEFADLAARVLRPGGVWRLATDWAEYGEVMLAVGDAAEQFHNAHGTGNVAPRFDGRVMTSFERKGLTAGRSVTDLEFVRR; this is encoded by the coding sequence GTGCCCGAGACCCCTAAACCGACCGTCGGCGAGGCCCCGCACCTGCGCCGCCCGCTGAGCTACGTGCGCCGCACGGCGCGGCTCACGCCGAGCCAGCAGCGCGCCTGGGACACCCGCCGCCACCAGTACCTGGTCGACGTGCGCCGCGAGGCCGAGGACCGGGTCCTGTCGGTGCACCCGGACTGGCGGTTCGACGCCGCCGCGGAGTTCGGTCGGACGGCGCCGGTGGTCATGGAGATCGGCACGGGCCTGGGGGAGTGCGTGGTGCACGCCGCCGCGTCCCACCCGGAGCGCGACCACGTCGCCGTCGAGGTGTACACCCCGGGTGTCGCGTCCACGATCGTGCGGGCGGGCCACGCCGGCACCGACCCGGCGGACGCCGGTGGCGCCCCGGGCCAGGAGCTCACCAACCTGCGGATCCTCCAGGCCGACGCCGCCGCGCTGCTGGAGCACGGGCTGCCCGCGGCGAGCCTTGACGAGCTGTGGGTGTTCTTCCCGGACCCGTGGCCGAAGCAGCGGCACCACAAGCGGCGGCTGGTGTCGCCCGAGTTCGCGGACCTCGCCGCGCGTGTGCTGCGCCCGGGCGGCGTGTGGCGTCTCGCCACCGACTGGGCCGAGTACGGCGAGGTGATGCTCGCCGTCGGCGACGCCGCGGAGCAGTTCCACAACGCGCACGGCACCGGCAACGTCGCGCCGCGCTTCGACGGGCGCGTCATGACGAGCTTCGAGCGCAAGGGCCTCACCGCGGGCCGGTCGGTCACGGACCTGGAGTTCGTCCGGCGCTGA
- a CDS encoding pilus assembly protein CpaE produces MISTSLAARLRDAGLVWRPADGDRFHIDSPELDADVFTVSTMTIEAHQFPTGTVLGFNGTTEWALDSVRIEDTLWLPREDQLRDLLGGTFRTLRADDDGWVVEAELLGEPRTFSGPEAADAYGEALLALVSLASEG; encoded by the coding sequence ATGATCTCGACCTCGCTCGCCGCCCGGCTGCGCGACGCGGGACTCGTGTGGAGACCGGCCGACGGTGACCGGTTCCACATCGACTCCCCGGAGCTCGACGCCGACGTGTTCACGGTCTCGACGATGACGATCGAGGCGCACCAGTTCCCGACCGGCACCGTGCTCGGCTTCAACGGCACCACCGAGTGGGCGCTGGACTCGGTGCGGATCGAGGACACCCTGTGGCTGCCGCGCGAGGACCAGCTCCGCGACCTGCTCGGCGGCACGTTCCGCACGCTGCGGGCGGACGACGACGGCTGGGTCGTGGAAGCGGAGCTCCTGGGCGAGCCGCGCACGTTCAGCGGGCCGGAGGCGGCGGACGCCTACGGCGAGGCGCTGCTCGCGCTGGTCAGCCTCGCCTCCGAGGGCTGA
- a CDS encoding LuxR C-terminal-related transcriptional regulator produces the protein MERTWPLTGRDDELRTVAAAVRAGAAGIVVAGPAGVGKTRLAREAVALAARGGAQVLWAHGSAVARPLPLGAFAGLLDVPPGDAAHTVGRALEQLARHRSPVLAVDDAHLLDEHSAILLDRVVERRAAPVLVTVRTGEPTPDAVTALWKDDRLGRLDLAPLDPARTTALVARVLGGPVEAASAHRLWTLTEGSPLFLRHLLTGEVSAGRFTVSAGIWRWVSEPTLSPALADLLAGQIGSLDPGVQDVVDVVALAEPVAVTALCGLTSAADVEQAEARGLVRTDETVARLAHPLYGEVRRSGMGTLRARRLRGLVARTLDTAPDPIPRAVLTLDSDLEPDPALFLQAAEAATRLFDLPLAERLARAAATTGAPVARLVHAAALSWLSRGDDAEAVLADLAATAPDAGMQAMAHLHRAGNLMWTLARPDDADRALAAARATAALPLHVAAMSLALAAAAGDVTTVLAQGPALLRTDDADDLVRILASSAVTAAAALTGDRALLDEAADVGGLGADRVPPGIPGFGLADMQVLGNRLAGTPGRADDRVRRLVAVSADLPGPARLMGLVVAGHAALAGGRVADALPLLQDAWAGLADSGHEFRFRCRTLLATARALAGDADRAAPHLDGIVAGGHPAYRIFAPDDLLARAWGAAAEGSTTEATAHATAAAELARATGAPAWEVLAWQTVVQLGDATPALAPLTALAGLGPRAATANEHARARVADDGAALLRVSTAWTGLGDLVAAGDAAAQAAAAHRRAGRRGSAYSAAALAADLAGRSGARTPALASAVRPLPLTGREREIVTLAAGGASNRAIAGRLTVSVRTVEGHLYRAGLKLGVSERAGFAAVLGLASGPSAAGARRPATDPVDPVAG, from the coding sequence ATGGAGCGGACCTGGCCGCTCACCGGTCGGGACGACGAGCTGCGCACCGTCGCGGCAGCCGTCCGTGCGGGTGCGGCCGGCATCGTCGTGGCGGGTCCGGCCGGCGTGGGCAAGACCCGGCTCGCGCGCGAGGCGGTGGCGCTCGCCGCGCGCGGCGGGGCACAGGTCCTCTGGGCGCACGGCAGCGCCGTCGCACGACCGCTGCCGCTGGGTGCCTTCGCCGGGCTGCTCGACGTGCCGCCCGGGGACGCCGCGCACACCGTCGGCCGGGCGCTGGAGCAGCTCGCCCGGCACCGCTCGCCCGTGCTGGCCGTCGACGACGCGCACCTGCTCGACGAGCACTCCGCCATCCTGCTGGACCGGGTGGTGGAACGGCGGGCTGCCCCGGTGCTGGTCACGGTGCGCACCGGCGAGCCGACCCCCGACGCCGTGACCGCCCTGTGGAAAGACGATCGGCTCGGACGCCTGGACCTCGCGCCGCTGGACCCCGCGCGGACCACAGCCCTGGTCGCCCGGGTGCTCGGCGGCCCGGTCGAGGCCGCGTCGGCGCACCGGCTGTGGACGCTCACCGAGGGCAGCCCGCTGTTCCTGCGTCACCTGCTGACGGGCGAGGTGTCGGCAGGCCGCTTCACCGTCTCCGCCGGGATCTGGCGGTGGGTCAGCGAGCCGACGCTCTCACCGGCGCTCGCCGACCTCCTGGCCGGCCAGATCGGGAGCCTCGACCCGGGCGTGCAGGACGTCGTGGACGTCGTCGCGCTGGCCGAGCCCGTCGCCGTCACGGCGCTGTGCGGTCTGACGTCGGCCGCCGACGTCGAGCAGGCGGAGGCCCGCGGGCTGGTCCGGACCGACGAGACCGTGGCGCGGCTGGCACACCCGCTCTACGGGGAGGTGCGCCGGTCCGGCATGGGGACCCTGCGGGCCCGCCGCCTGCGGGGCCTGGTCGCCCGGACCCTCGACACCGCGCCCGACCCGATCCCGCGCGCCGTGCTCACCCTGGACTCCGACCTCGAGCCGGACCCGGCGCTCTTCCTGCAGGCCGCCGAGGCGGCGACCCGGCTGTTCGACCTGCCGCTCGCCGAACGGCTCGCCCGCGCCGCCGCCACGACCGGTGCACCCGTCGCCCGGCTGGTCCACGCGGCAGCGCTGTCCTGGCTCAGCCGGGGCGACGACGCCGAGGCCGTCCTCGCGGACCTGGCGGCCACCGCGCCGGACGCCGGGATGCAGGCCATGGCCCACCTGCACCGTGCGGGGAACCTCATGTGGACGCTGGCGCGGCCCGACGACGCCGACCGCGCGCTCGCCGCCGCCCGGGCCACCGCGGCGCTCCCGCTGCACGTCGCCGCGATGTCGCTCGCCCTGGCCGCGGCCGCCGGGGACGTCACCACCGTGCTCGCCCAGGGGCCGGCGCTGCTGCGCACCGACGACGCGGACGACCTGGTGCGCATCCTCGCGTCGTCGGCGGTCACGGCGGCGGCCGCCCTCACGGGCGACCGCGCGCTGCTCGACGAGGCCGCCGACGTGGGCGGCCTGGGCGCCGACCGCGTGCCGCCGGGCATCCCCGGGTTCGGGCTCGCGGACATGCAGGTGCTCGGGAACCGCCTCGCCGGGACCCCCGGTCGCGCGGACGACCGGGTCCGCCGCCTCGTCGCCGTGTCCGCCGACCTGCCCGGCCCCGCCCGGCTGATGGGCCTCGTGGTGGCGGGGCACGCCGCCCTCGCCGGCGGCCGGGTGGCCGACGCGCTGCCCCTGCTGCAGGACGCCTGGGCCGGTCTGGCCGACTCGGGGCACGAGTTCCGGTTCCGGTGCCGGACGCTGCTCGCGACCGCCCGGGCGCTGGCGGGTGACGCGGATCGGGCCGCCCCCCACCTCGACGGCATCGTCGCCGGCGGGCACCCGGCCTACCGGATCTTCGCCCCCGACGACCTGCTCGCCCGGGCGTGGGGCGCCGCCGCAGAGGGCTCGACGACCGAGGCCACCGCCCACGCGACCGCCGCCGCCGAGCTCGCCCGGGCCACCGGTGCACCCGCCTGGGAGGTGCTCGCCTGGCAGACCGTGGTCCAGCTCGGGGACGCGACGCCGGCGCTCGCCCCGCTGACGGCGCTCGCCGGGCTCGGACCGCGCGCCGCGACGGCAAACGAGCACGCCCGAGCCCGCGTCGCGGACGACGGCGCGGCCCTGCTGCGGGTGTCGACGGCCTGGACCGGGCTGGGTGATCTCGTCGCCGCGGGGGACGCCGCCGCCCAGGCCGCCGCGGCGCACCGCCGGGCCGGACGCCGCGGGTCCGCGTACTCCGCCGCGGCGCTCGCGGCCGACCTGGCGGGGCGATCGGGCGCCCGGACCCCCGCCCTGGCGAGCGCCGTCCGACCGCTGCCGCTGACCGGCCGGGAGCGCGAGATCGTCACCCTCGCCGCCGGCGGGGCGTCGAACCGTGCCATCGCAGGGCGGTTGACCGTCTCGGTGCGCACGGTGGAGGGGCACCTCTACCGGGCCGGTCTCAAGCTCGGCGTCTCCGAGCGAGCCGGGTTCGCGGCGGTGCTGGGGCTCGCGTCGGGCCCGTCGGCCGCGGGCGCAAGGCGGCCGGCCACGGATCCCGTCGACCCGGTCGCCGGCTGA
- a CDS encoding SDR family NAD(P)-dependent oxidoreductase has translation MSTRTVLVTGASRGIGRATALHLAGHGWQVYGGVRSDVAAKELAEASDRITPVELDVTVPEHVEALGAVLPDRLDALVNNAGVAVAGPVETLSRTDMLHQLDVNLVGPLALTRAVLPRLRRTRGRVVFISSINGRVSFPFTGLYNASKYAVEAVADCLRVELRPFGVQVALVEPGVVDTEPWHHMDELLDELEAGLDPELRQLYAPHFAGERQLVARIRRNAKPAGHVAAAVERQLTRRRPRPRTLVGGDARVILAMKALLPARALDAVWARGVRG, from the coding sequence ATGAGCACGCGCACCGTCCTGGTCACCGGCGCCTCCCGCGGCATCGGCCGTGCGACCGCCCTGCACCTGGCGGGCCACGGCTGGCAGGTCTACGGCGGCGTCCGCAGCGACGTCGCCGCCAAGGAGCTCGCCGAGGCGTCCGACCGCATCACGCCGGTCGAGCTCGACGTCACCGTGCCCGAGCACGTCGAGGCGCTGGGCGCGGTGCTCCCCGACCGGCTCGACGCCCTGGTCAACAACGCGGGCGTGGCGGTGGCCGGGCCGGTGGAGACCCTGTCCCGGACGGACATGCTGCACCAGCTCGACGTGAACCTCGTCGGCCCCCTCGCGCTGACGCGGGCGGTGCTGCCCCGGTTACGCCGGACCCGTGGCCGGGTCGTGTTCATCTCCTCGATCAACGGCCGGGTGTCGTTCCCGTTCACCGGCCTGTACAACGCGTCGAAGTACGCGGTCGAGGCGGTGGCCGACTGCCTGCGCGTCGAGCTGCGGCCCTTCGGTGTGCAGGTCGCGCTCGTCGAGCCGGGTGTGGTGGACACCGAGCCGTGGCACCACATGGACGAGCTGCTCGACGAGCTCGAGGCGGGTCTCGACCCGGAGCTGCGGCAGCTCTACGCACCGCACTTCGCCGGTGAACGGCAGCTCGTCGCCCGGATCCGCCGGAACGCCAAGCCGGCGGGGCACGTGGCCGCCGCCGTCGAGCGGCAGCTCACCCGGCGTCGGCCGCGACCGCGCACGCTCGTCGGCGGTGACGCCCGGGTGATCCTCGCGATGAAGGCCCTGCTGCCCGCCCGCGCCCTCGACGCCGTCTGGGCCCGCGGCGTCCGAGGGTGA